Within Acanthochromis polyacanthus isolate Apoly-LR-REF ecotype Palm Island chromosome 3, KAUST_Apoly_ChrSc, whole genome shotgun sequence, the genomic segment TTATCCATGCGGTTAACCAGTATGTTGGAGCCATACGCAAAGTCCTCCAAAGTGTCTACGCGCACCGTGGCGCACTTGTACATGCAGCCGAGGATGAGTCTGTTGTTGGTGATGACGGAGCTGATgagcttgttgttgttggtaAACACAGGGAGGATGTCAGGGATCAGGTGGGCGACTTTATTGTCACCTAAATAGATGCCAAAGTGAGTGAAGATGGTTCTGGGGACCTCCAGCAGGTCTCCTCTCCGGAGCGGCGGCACTGGAACGCGCTGCGCAGGACACTCACCGTCCAACCAGCTGGACTCGAAAAGTTTGAAGTTGGAGAGAAGAGAGAACTTCTCCACCAGGAatgtcagcagctgcagcatcgTGAGAGTCTCAGAGGGAAATTTTGGAACGTGCAGCAGTGAAATGAGCTTTTTATCCACCGTGGCACGAGGAGGAGAATAAGCTGAGAGGAAATCCGAAGGACATGATTGGCCACGAGGGACCTTGTGCACGTGctcatttcactttatttcttCACCTCCTCAGCATCTTGTATTTATTCACTGATGCATTCTTTTCCTTTGGTGCACAGACGTGCATTTGTTCATGACTAAACCCTTTCTCATgaaatggacaaaacaagataattacAATAAAGTAGGCCTTTAATTGAGAAAATCTAAAGTCTTAAGTGAGATTAAATAAATGTGATATATatgcagagagagacagaaaggttTAAAGATAtagctgaaaacacaaaataagttCGAATTTAAAACTTAGGGTTCCACTTGCTGTTAGGTCATCCTTTATAAAGATCTTTTATTCTGTAACTGATTCTAAACTGACAGTTTTAAGTATAAATCTTTCTTCtccctttttgtttttgactgtcTAGTATTTTTTTCACCCCCAGCCAATAAGCAGTgaccaaaaaagacagaagactAAGGTTACTGAAGAAAATTAAACTGATGttgtgaaaatatattaataaaattTTGTTCCAGTGTCCAAAAGGCCTCAGTGCTATGGTGACTATAAAGATTATCGCTATTATGTAGTCTTATTGCTTTCCAACCAAGGttagtttatttcagtttttgtggcaACAATCTACAGTAAAAGATTTATTCATATTCAGACTGAAAATAGATTTCCACAAAGTGCTGTTAACGAATTGTAAACGACATAATTGCATGTAATATTGAAAGTGCGTCACCTAGTTCAACACAGGAGCAGCTAATTCATGCTAGATGCCACACAGTTAAACAGAATGACCATATACAAAAAACGACTAGGGTGGGtcaggaggccaccaagacacccatgGCTCCTCTGAAAGTTACAGGCTTTAGCGGGAAAAAGTGTGCAAACAACAACTGTTGCCCAgattcttcaccagtcaaagccaCAGTGAAAATCAACTCTTATTAATTCTTGACTCAAGAACTACTCAAGTTTGCCAGAAGGCATATGGAAAACTCTGAAATCAACTGAAACAAAATTCTTTGGTCTGGTGAGACTAAAATAGCCAAAACACTGCGTGTCATCACAAATACGTAATACACCATCcccatggtggcggcagcatgatgtgggtggctgtggctcaggtggtagagcaggttgtctaatgatcgaagggttggtggtttgattcccgctctgtcctagtcatgtgctgttgtgtccttgggcaagacactttacctgACTTGCCTTCAGTGGTTGGCCCCTCCAACCCCTCATTTTTGCCATCtgttcaaaattttaaaaagtgcctTTATATGTGATATTTATAGCTCCAATTAAGCTCTTCTTTTCCACTTAAATGTTTTCGATTGTTTCTTTTGGTAATGTATTCTGAAATAAGATCTTAAATCCTTTTTAGGATTGGAGGAGTTGGAGGGGCCGTTGGCGAGGATTGGAAGCCAcacttccatcagtctgccccagggcagctgtggctacaaatgtagcttaccaccaccagggtgagaatgtgtgagtgaatgaataatggatccattgtgaagtgaTTTGAGTGCCCaaaaaagcactatataaatctaatccattattattgttatgtgCAGAtatttctcagcagcaggtccaggaAGGCGTGTGAAGGTAGAGTGTGAAATACAGTAAATGCACCAAAATATACAGAAATCCTGGAAGACAACCTGAACCAGTCTGTTAGAGGACTGCGACTTGggaaagatttattttccaacaaTGAGCAATGCAAACAGCCAAAGCACAGAAATGATttaagataaaaacaacaaggtgaatgttttGGACTCGACACCGAGTTAGAgtccagatctcaatccaagtGAAAATTTGTAGCTTGACCCAAGATACATGTGCAATCTAACAGATTTGAGAAgttttttcaaagaagaatGGCATAAAACTGCTGTATCCAGAATCATCCAGTTCTCAACCTCAATCAGCAGGGTTAGAGTGGAAAGAAAGAAGACAGGATTAAGTCCAAGCTGAGGAAAGCTGtttcagaaacagagaacatgAGACTAATGTCCCCCCATTAGTAACGCTGAGCACCGAGCTCTAGGGGTAATTCACTGTTTGAGATTCAGTAGGGTCGACCACATGTAGATCCAGTACTTACAGGAAAGGATAAGTTAATAAATTACATATTATACTATCAGTGTTCTCTGTCAGGGACACACATCTCAAATTCAGTGAAGAATCCAACCTAACATAGAGTGGCAATAGTAAAAGCTGTAGCTAGCAAGGAGGAGCCATGAAGATGAGACATAGggatgttttcttgttttttttcttgggcTCGATGGGACTCAATCGTATGCAGTTGCAGATATTAGGTGAGTTTgtggaaatgtgacaaatttgCATCCCACAGTGTCTGTCACCTGGTCAGATGCCTGTGCTACAACTATGCTTGTGCAACCTTTTCTGCTAATTCCATGAGCAGGTAAATCAGCCAAAAAACCCAAGAAATTGTCAGTCCCTAACTGATGATGACATTGATGCTATCACCTTTACCATCTAGATGGATGATGTGGGTGAGGAGTGCCAGATGAGTATAAACTTAGAGACCTGATTGCTATTACCTTCATTATCTGTCCTTAGTGTTCAATCAGTATAAATCTGGATCTGATAAACTTTGTCTGTCATAACAATTTAATTTGTGGAGCCCTCACTCTCACCCAGTAGAAGCTTGCAGATAACACTCACATGACATTCCAGATCGGAGCTGGAGTTGGCTTCCTGATGGCTGAAGCAGAACCTTACTGATGTTTGTTCAACCAGCAAGCTGTAGGTGACGGATCCTAGGAGCTTCTCAGCCCTTCATGCCACCTCGTCCCCATCCAGGGGAGGCTGGCTGCACACTTTATCCATGTGGTTGACCAGAATCTCTGAGCCATAAGCCAACTCCACCACCGAGTCCACCCTCAGATAATTGTATGGTCTTTTGTAATcaatgtatctatctatctatctatctatctatctatctatctatctatctatctatctatctatctatctatctatctatctatctatctatctatctatctatctatctatctatctatctatctatctatctatctatctatctatctatctatctatctatctatctatctatctatctatctatctatctatctatctatctatctatctatctatctatcttcgCTGCATAACGTGATGTTGAAAAGGATCTTTTCATTGAAAATTGAAAGAAGTGGTGATGAGGTGAAGTCACATTGCTGTATACTATTCACAAATAATTCTATTTTCTAAGCTTAGCCATAGGATAAACAGGGGggaaatgatgtaaaaatacaACTTGCTGAATGTTGTGTAGACGCTGATCTCTTACTTGCGACCTTATCTGTTGCAGCTGCAGATTTTAACTAACTGTTTTAGCTACAGGATGTTCTGACTTGTATCTGTAAAGGAGCAGTACACCGAGAGAGGCTTGTATTCTCTTCACTGGCCTTTTCAGATGTTGGTGGCACATATTAATAACAGCAGGTATCAGAAATATGTACAAGAGATCAGTTCAGGGTAATAAGatcaatattttattgtagCAGAATTCTGGGCTTGACCTCAAAGCAACAAACTCACTTAAACAGAACAAGTGGATCACTGCTGACATTTCACGTTGTAGATGGATGAACTGATTAAAGCAAGTCATGAAACTAGCAGAAACTTAAGGAAATGCTTTTCcccatgctttttttttaatgaataaaaggagaaaatgtcACTGACACGTCTCCACCATTGCTGAAATACTGTTTATTAAATGTAATGTCTCTACAAAATTAACATCTGTACAAGGTCAAAACACAGGTTCAAATTTGGGTTCATAACAAACTAAAGCACTGGACAATGgctatatatataataaaagataaaataacaaAGTGAAATATTGATGGAAGCAAAATCTTTGCTCTCAGTCGGGCTGTTTTCCACTTTGCTGAACTGATCGTTGTCATGTTAATagtggttttaatgtgtaatttttaaTTAGACAgttaagctgtttattttccAGGCAGAATGGATTTTGTTGACTCCCGGTGGGCAGCCTTTTCTGACCCAAAAATCAATCCAGGGTCAGACCAGCCGAAAACAAGTTGCGTTTGACGGTTTGTACTTTCCCAGAGGAACCATATGATGAGATAAAACATTCCTTCCACCAGATTACCTTAATCCTGTAGACTTCAGCTCCACACTCATCATTTAACCCAAATACTCGGagaaacactgcagcctttttGATCTTGTGTCATTGGCTCATTTGTTTCCGTACATTTTCTGACCTACATTCGATAAAAATCCTTGCAATAGGGATAAATGATTGCTGGTATGTAACTTAGACCAGCTGCTTTTTACCTGAGACAGCGAGTTTGACCCACAAAGCATGCCATACTTTTGAGGAAGTGTGATTAATGAGTATATGGCACTATACAAGACATGAAGGGATCATTCTCCCATATCACTGTTTGTACAGTAGGTGTGCCACCAGTGacaaaataaactaaaccgtaAGCGAATTACTTAACATGAGCTGTCCTTGACCTTTCACTAAAATTTTAGCTCTAGTGTTTTTTAAAGTTCAGTCACTTTAAGTGAACCCCAGGAGTGTGTAAGTGAACAAGTGTAAGGAAATTAAAGACTACTAGAGCCACTAAAAACCTAAGTAAATGACTGAGATGTTGCCTTATTTCACCAAAGTTCTCCATTCTACGTGGACAATAAAGTGTCAGTCTCTTTGCACGGTTTACCTCAGATCACACCACATTCAGCTGAGTCGACTTACACCGTCTGTGGCCGCAGGTTGAACCCTGATGCGGCATTACGGCAAACCTTTGCCCTCAGTCCTGGGGAGATTTACACCGTGGTCTAACGGCTCAGAGTTGTGGGCGATGGAGGGCCCTAGCAAGGCTCTTTAAATCGAATTCCTGTTCGTACCACCTGGGAACTTTGCctgctttgcttttcaaccTTGAGAATTAAGTTGATTACTGAGGGGTCGATCTATTTCCCTTAGACGTGACTGTTTTTCAGAGAATACAATGATTCAGCATCATATTCCACTGGTTTGATTTACAGGGTGAACATCGGGGAATTGTAGCTACCGCTCTGTATtagttttctgctgctttgcatCCCGATAAGCCGCTATACACACAATGGAAGAATGTCATCCTGGCATAAGTGTCTGAATGCATCAGCAGCAACAGCCCAAAACACATCTTAACATCCTGGACACGGTGTTCAGGAAGAGTGCCCATGTCTTCATGGCActtagagagagaaagagacactTTCCATCTGGTGTTTCCATGCAAAGAGAGTAGTTCAGCTAAAGTTCAGCTCTGTTTAGGTTCATGGACCTGGCAGTTCATTCTCAGGTCAGCGGGGCTTTACGTCCGTCCTGAgcctgtttttttccacataataAAACCAGGTCACACAGAGGTAGTTAAGGTAAGATTTATCATCCAGTGTCAACAAGGGGCCTGCAGATGAACTGTTATTGCGCTTTATTTTATCACAAGTATCGtcactgtttgttttaatgtaataaaaaggtATGTTTGCCTGCAGCACCGTGAAGAAAAGCCTTGGAATAACCGTTACCAACAACTACATCTGTTTAAAACTATacagcaaacacaacagaaagactAGAAAGACAAGTGCAGAGAAGGGAAACTAACTGCACAAAATCAAATTTACCTATGGCATAGCATACTTTCATGTTGCAGTGGAAAAGAgttttgttgactttttccttttgttatgaaaaaaactaatttactACAATAAAAAAGAGAATGCATTTCCATCAGCTGTCACTGAAAGAAGCCCAGCAGCAAAATGTGAAGAGCCAAAAATGACTGAGACAAGAGGTCAATCGGCACTCAAATCATCTTCTAGATGTACGTTTACTCTATTATCTTTGAACATGACGTAGACCAGCTAATCAGGaagtgcagtgtgtgttgtcCTCAACAGCGACTGACTGTCACGGACGTCATAAGAATTGAAACTGTTGTATAAAATCCATCAAGCTGCATGTTTGGCTTTGCATTGTCATTTGGAAAGTGATTGAAGCAAATGATGCATTTAGTATTCAGCCCTTATTCTGGGTCAGAGATTGGATTTTAGAAATACCAGAGGTCATGATGCAAACTGTGGCTGAGGAGGGTGGGTGGAGGGTTGAGCTGTGTGATCATGTAATATGAGTATGAGACTCATAATGGCATCATGACAGTTACTTACTGAAAATTAGCTGTAGTTCTACGTTTCACTCACCAAATAACAAATGAATTGTGTCTTAAACTGAGACTATATTTCAACTTTTGCGTGAAATTCAACAGGTGCAAAATACAACCTGACTGATTCATCAATTTATGTTTGATTTCCATCAAATGATGCTTCtaacttaaccctcgtgttgtcctcaccaaaaaatgttgttgccttgtctgaaaaagtccaaaaattcagaaaaaatttccccaaatttataaaaattgcaaaatcttcaggaagaaaattcctgaaaagtttccctcaaaagttttattttttttaaataaaaaatccccaaatttgacagcgaaattcactggattttggttgatttttttctgaatgttcttaaacatttttttgtttttttccaccaaaaaatgttcaaaaatttcctaaaaaatttttgaaaatgtggaagttttcactatgaaaatatatagattttttttccacatttttgaaactttgaaacgggtcaatttgacccaaaggatgacaggagggttatAAAAAGTACACATTGCTTTTGCTTCAGCTCTCTCTTGTAGTAGAATTAACATTTTCTTCTTCCTACTTTTCTCGCACTGGCCCACTGGCAGGTTCAGAAATGAAGTGCAATGTTTTCCAAAAGTTCAAGTTCattatgcaaaagaaaaaaactatttcatcttacacagaaatcttctaattttgcatatttctcacccttaaatgttccagatcatcaaactaatatttgtatttatttaatattaaacaGTGATAACCcacgaaacacaaaatgtgattttacgtgatgatttattgaaaatctaTAACACCCCTAAGAAAAAGTAATCGCCCACCTGaccctaataactggttggtccCTTGGctgcaaaaactgcagttaaatgtttgttgatCAGTCTTTTACAATATTATGGAGGAATTTAGGTCCACTCTTCTttgcagaatagttttaatttggCTTTAGATGGTTTTCTAGTACgaactgtccttttaaggtCTTGATGCAGAATCTCAACTGGATTCCATTCCagactttgactcggccactccagaaccttcatttagttctttttgagtcactcagaggtggacttgcttgcttgctttgaGACTTTGTTTGCTGCATAAACCATTTCTGTTGAGCTTttggtcatgaactgatggtggatattctccaggaggattttctgatagagagcagaattcatggctccatcagtgatgacaagtcgtccaggtcctccaaccatcacactacctCCACCATATTTCACTGCTGGTATCGTGTTCTTCTTGTGGGTGTGAATGGTGGAACTGAATCCAACTGACACATGAATTTGGTCCTTTGGCTGATTGGTAGCTAatggggcaattactttttcacaagATAGACTGAACAGCATGTTTccctcaaaaaataaaatcatcatctaaaaattgcattttgtgttgTCTTGGGATATCTTTGTCTCACATTAAATGATGGTTTGAAACATTTATGTgtgataaatgtgcaaaaatagaagCTTTCTCTCAGGCGACAAATACTTTGTCATggccatatttatttttatgtcacattttcacaataaaaatgcaagCTTTTAGCCCTACGTGCGTTATTTGCCTGTCAATTTTCGTTTTGGGTTGATGCTAATATTTCATTTCCAAATATTTACTGGATGATACCGATGATGATTTTAATATCATCCCTGCTTGAATGATCTAATATTCAAGTCTTGCCTTTGATTATTGTTTATATCTGCTCAG encodes:
- the lrata gene encoding lecithin retinol acyltransferase a — protein: MLQLLTFLVEKFSLLSNFKLFESSWLDGECPAQRVPVPPLRRGDLLEVPRTIFTHFGIYLGDNKVAHLIPDILPVFTNNNKLISSVITNNRLILGCMYKCATVRVDTLEDFAYGSNILVNRMDKMMKTHPFPNDTVAKRAEKLLGAFPYSLMWNNCEHFGTYCRYGTSASRQTEKFCQCLKSIIRDQRSIIVSGLLGIVSIVCFGTTPSTILPTVLVPFALWMAG